In the genome of Gloeotrichia echinulata CP02, one region contains:
- a CDS encoding flagellar motor protein, whose protein sequence is MPRRTKSTPTTETFSIWTSFTDLMSNAFMVLTVLLLLVIGQSSKSPPSIRDKDGKPKIIELRSEKYKFNSGSAVLPLNLKNDISGKNGIIFRDIEKIIEQNENNNQKIDVIEVIGHTDGEEVGVLKSCNNQNGGNLDQQLEAVSTLNKNVAILCPGSNADLGLIRALAVVKELKNVQIQKKKGRFKQLNFRAYSAAQLLLPEDKGFAKPNRNSDANRRRIEIRFAQLGQYTTPGNNP, encoded by the coding sequence ATGCCCAGAAGAACAAAGAGTACGCCTACTACTGAAACCTTCAGCATCTGGACTTCTTTCACGGATCTGATGTCTAATGCTTTCATGGTTCTGACAGTACTTTTATTATTGGTAATAGGTCAGTCCTCGAAATCTCCACCATCTATTCGAGATAAAGATGGTAAACCAAAAATCATTGAACTACGCTCTGAAAAGTATAAATTCAATTCAGGAAGTGCTGTTTTACCGCTAAATTTAAAAAACGATATTAGTGGAAAGAATGGCATAATTTTCAGAGATATTGAAAAAATCATAGAACAAAATGAAAATAATAATCAAAAAATTGATGTCATAGAAGTTATCGGACATACGGATGGTGAAGAGGTTGGTGTCCTGAAATCATGTAATAATCAGAATGGAGGAAATTTAGATCAACAGCTAGAAGCCGTATCTACTCTCAATAAAAATGTTGCTATTCTTTGTCCAGGTTCTAATGCTGATTTAGGTTTGATACGAGCTTTAGCGGTAGTCAAGGAACTTAAAAACGTTCAGATTCAAAAAAAGAAAGGGCGTTTCAAACAACTAAATTTTAGAGCCTATTCTGCGGCACAACTACTTTTACCAGAAGATAAAGGATTTGCCAAGCCAAATAGAAATTCAGATGCAAACAGGAGGCGAATTGAAATCCGCTTTGCACAACTTGGTCAATATACCACCCCTGGAAACAACCCCTAA
- a CDS encoding serine/threonine-protein kinase, with product MNTRIQNIIGENYEIIQLLGEGSFGKTYLVKHLKTPSQYAAKHFTVPSSDPQFAKAGELFQREVTTLKQLNGYPQIPQFVDFLEENQEFYLLQEYIEGITLSNEIKPGNKLEESEVIKLLNELLNILDFVHSQNIIHRDIKPDNIIRRKKDGKLVLIDFGAVKEVITQTTSLNPKTVIGTLGYMPTEQNRGKPQFNSDIYAVGMTAISALTGLEPHELPIDNCLEVVWQNPQIVVSQELADILSKMVRYDFRDRYKSVNDVLNDLNNITPPGASQKTQVISTPIPNPASIQNHDQIDMILFALLILMGIIALLYVSGVLPNAKNTEPKKQQSLLIEKVLSLDVQ from the coding sequence ATGAATACAAGAATCCAAAACATTATCGGTGAAAATTACGAAATCATCCAATTGCTTGGTGAGGGTAGTTTTGGCAAGACTTATCTGGTGAAACACTTGAAAACTCCTAGCCAGTATGCGGCCAAGCATTTTACCGTCCCCAGTAGTGACCCACAGTTCGCCAAAGCTGGGGAACTTTTCCAGCGGGAAGTGACAACCCTAAAACAGTTAAATGGATATCCGCAGATTCCCCAATTTGTTGACTTTTTGGAGGAAAATCAAGAGTTTTATTTACTACAAGAGTATATTGAGGGAATTACTCTCAGCAATGAAATAAAACCAGGTAACAAGTTAGAGGAAAGCGAAGTCATTAAATTATTAAATGAATTATTGAACATCCTCGATTTTGTTCATTCTCAAAACATTATTCATCGTGATATTAAACCAGACAATATTATCAGACGAAAAAAGGATGGTAAGTTGGTTTTAATTGATTTTGGAGCAGTCAAAGAAGTTATTACTCAAACCACTTCATTAAACCCAAAAACTGTAATTGGTACACTAGGTTATATGCCCACCGAGCAAAATCGGGGAAAGCCTCAATTTAATAGTGACATTTACGCAGTTGGAATGACTGCTATTTCAGCATTGACAGGTCTAGAACCTCATGAGTTACCAATAGATAATTGCCTAGAAGTTGTCTGGCAAAATCCACAAATAGTGGTTAGTCAGGAGCTAGCAGACATTTTGTCTAAAATGGTGCGCTATGACTTTAGAGACAGATATAAATCAGTCAACGACGTACTCAACGATTTAAATAATATAACACCTCCAGGAGCTTCACAAAAAACTCAAGTTATTAGTACACCAATACCAAATCCTGCTTCAATACAAAATCACGATCAAATTGATATGATTTTATTTGCGCTACTGATATTAATGGGAATAATTGCTCTCCTGTATGTTTCTGGTGTACTACCCAATGCAAAAAATACAGAGCCTAAAAAACAACAGTCCTTATTAATAGAAAAAGTTTTGAGTTTAGATGTTCAATAG
- a CDS encoding ATP-binding domain-containing protein — protein MAVGNEEQGSKFITTEPLKASDVVEQKVWDAVRSAFAERKCIGYWRYPIFKQVGEILREPDILIVDREFGLVVMEIKAVTIDQIVSVDGGKLQLQNSEATEVNLQQQAKHQLRALISYCDRESAICRKVTGRVIVTLPLITQEQWHQRGFEQLSNYSLIFQDQLGKIGLLERIPQSTVVVSGENLEDKDWELLLSVIAGTPVFRKPERNRISTTGKSRASVIDSLREKLYEIDLQQEHIGKEIPPGPQRIRGIAGSGKTVLLCQKAAHMHLKHPDWDIALVFFTRSLYDLMIGLLDQWIRHFSCGEIHYDPKTNLKLQVLHAWGAKEQPGFYGTICDYHGKRRGTIKDTNEKQPTRGLVDLSKRLLEEIEIEPMFDAILIDEGQDLVAEDDLKYQDKQAIYWLAYQTLRPVTDQKPEERRLIWAYDEAQSLDTLAVPKAKEVFGENLSNLLNKQPQYPGGIKRSEVMRRCYRTPGPILTAAHAIGMGLLRPEGMLTGITNKDDWNRIGYEVKGDFRRIGKPITVTRQPQYSPNPIPELWGEPVLDFETYDSRQEEMTALAENIMHNIVHDGLNPSRDILVIVLGSTYDAIELETHVASFLMEHDIDVYVPTAVKLNDLMLEWPNHDPDKFWHDDGVTVSRINRAKGHEADIVYVIGCDHVARNESDVNFRNQLFVALTRTRGWASLSGVGNYPMYDEMRRVIASGDSFTFNYKRPPKRDIGDGE, from the coding sequence ATGGCTGTTGGAAATGAAGAACAGGGTAGCAAATTTATCACAACAGAACCACTAAAAGCTAGTGATGTTGTTGAACAAAAAGTTTGGGATGCTGTCCGCAGTGCGTTTGCTGAAAGGAAATGTATCGGTTACTGGCGTTATCCCATTTTCAAGCAGGTGGGAGAGATTCTTCGAGAGCCTGACATCTTGATTGTGGATCGAGAGTTTGGTTTAGTGGTCATGGAAATTAAAGCTGTCACCATTGACCAAATAGTTAGCGTTGATGGTGGAAAATTGCAATTGCAAAATTCAGAAGCTACAGAAGTAAATCTTCAACAGCAAGCAAAACATCAGTTACGCGCATTGATATCATACTGCGATCGCGAAAGCGCAATTTGTCGTAAAGTTACTGGTAGAGTCATTGTCACATTGCCTTTAATTACCCAAGAACAATGGCACCAAAGAGGCTTTGAGCAATTATCCAACTATTCGCTCATTTTCCAAGACCAGTTAGGCAAAATTGGTTTACTAGAACGCATTCCCCAATCTACTGTTGTCGTGTCAGGGGAAAATTTAGAAGATAAAGATTGGGAATTGTTACTGTCAGTGATTGCTGGTACACCTGTATTTCGTAAACCGGAGCGCAACAGAATCTCAACTACAGGTAAAAGCCGCGCTAGCGTAATTGACAGTTTACGAGAAAAACTCTACGAAATCGATTTACAGCAAGAACATATCGGTAAAGAAATACCCCCAGGACCGCAACGAATTCGGGGTATTGCTGGTTCCGGTAAAACAGTGCTGCTATGTCAGAAAGCAGCCCATATGCACCTCAAACATCCAGATTGGGATATTGCTTTAGTATTTTTCACGCGATCGCTCTACGATTTAATGATTGGGTTATTAGATCAGTGGATACGTCACTTCAGTTGTGGTGAGATACACTACGACCCAAAAACTAACTTGAAGTTGCAAGTACTTCATGCTTGGGGAGCAAAAGAACAACCCGGTTTCTACGGAACAATTTGTGATTACCACGGAAAAAGACGCGGAACAATCAAAGATACTAATGAAAAACAGCCGACCCGAGGCTTGGTAGACTTGAGTAAGCGGCTATTAGAAGAAATCGAAATTGAACCGATGTTTGATGCCATCTTAATTGATGAAGGTCAAGATTTAGTAGCCGAAGATGATTTGAAATATCAAGACAAACAAGCTATCTATTGGTTAGCTTATCAAACATTGCGACCTGTAACTGACCAAAAACCCGAAGAAAGGCGGTTAATTTGGGCTTACGATGAAGCACAAAGCCTTGATACTCTAGCAGTCCCCAAAGCCAAAGAAGTATTTGGTGAAAACCTCAGCAATCTTTTAAATAAGCAACCGCAATATCCAGGGGGTATCAAACGTTCAGAAGTGATGCGCCGTTGTTATCGCACACCAGGGCCAATTCTCACAGCAGCCCATGCAATTGGGATGGGTTTATTACGTCCAGAGGGAATGCTCACAGGTATCACGAATAAAGATGATTGGAATAGAATTGGTTACGAAGTTAAGGGAGACTTTCGGCGTATTGGTAAGCCAATAACTGTTACAAGACAACCGCAATATTCACCAAATCCGATTCCAGAACTTTGGGGAGAACCTGTATTAGATTTTGAAACTTATGATTCTCGCCAAGAAGAAATGACGGCTCTGGCTGAGAATATTATGCATAATATTGTTCATGACGGTCTCAATCCCAGCCGCGATATTTTAGTGATAGTTTTAGGCTCGACTTATGACGCTATCGAGTTAGAAACTCATGTTGCGAGTTTTTTAATGGAGCATGACATTGATGTTTATGTCCCCACTGCTGTGAAGTTAAATGATTTAATGTTGGAATGGCCTAACCACGACCCTGATAAATTCTGGCACGATGACGGTGTTACTGTATCTCGCATCAATCGCGCCAAGGGTCATGAGGCTGATATTGTGTATGTGATTGGCTGTGATCATGTCGCTCGCAATGAAAGTGATGTCAATTTCCGCAACCAGTTATTTGTGGCTTTAACTAGAACGCGGGGTTGGGCGAGTTTGAGTGGTGTGGGTAATTATCCTATGTATGATGAGATGCGGCGCGTGATTGCTAGTGGTGATAGTTTCACTTTTAATTATAAGCGCCCTCCCAAGCGGGATATTGGTGATGGGGAATAA
- a CDS encoding helix-turn-helix transcriptional regulator — protein MGLIRLRIREFALEKGWTLKDVADRSGVAYSSVRAYARAPGLAMVDFTSIMKMARVFDVMIEDLVEVVEE, from the coding sequence ATGGGGCTGATTAGGCTAAGAATTCGAGAATTTGCTTTGGAGAAGGGTTGGACACTGAAAGATGTAGCTGACCGTTCTGGAGTAGCCTACAGTTCAGTTAGAGCCTATGCACGAGCGCCAGGGTTGGCAATGGTAGACTTTACTTCAATAATGAAGATGGCCCGCGTCTTTGATGTTATGATTGAGGATTTGGTAGAAGTGGTAGAAGAGTAA
- a CDS encoding helix-turn-helix transcriptional regulator: MGMIRLKIREFADENGWTLKEVSERSGVVYSTLRTYARSPGLATVDFTAIQKLARTFDVMIEELVEVVQE; encoded by the coding sequence ATGGGAATGATTAGGCTCAAGATTCGAGAATTTGCTGATGAGAACGGTTGGACGCTAAAAGAGGTGTCTGAACGTTCTGGTGTAGTCTACAGCACTCTCAGAACCTACGCCCGATCACCTGGACTAGCCACTGTTGACTTCACCGCAATTCAGAAGTTGGCAAGGACTTTTGATGTGATGATTGAGGAATTGGTGGAGGTAGTACAAGAATAA
- a CDS encoding S1 RNA-binding domain-containing protein, with translation MNSESKLSQTANSSFTMDDFAKALEKHDYQFQKGQVVHGKVFQLDHDGAYVDIGGKSSAFIPRDEASLRAVTDLSEVLPLQAELEFLIIREQDAEGQVTLSRKQLEIQQIWDRLAQMQENSQTVPVRVMGVNKGGITVEIQSLRGFIPRSHLVERDNLESLKGQTLTAGFLEVNRNTNKLILSQRLATRSSNFSLLELGQLVEGKITGIKPFGVFVDLNGVSALLHIKQVSQKFIESLEKVFQIGQPIKAVIIDLDEGKGRVAISTRVLENFPGEVVENFDEVFASAEARANRASNKHAE, from the coding sequence ATGAATTCCGAATCGAAACTTTCTCAAACAGCCAATTCGTCATTTACAATGGACGATTTTGCCAAAGCACTGGAAAAACACGACTACCAGTTTCAAAAAGGACAGGTTGTACATGGTAAAGTGTTTCAACTTGACCATGATGGCGCCTATGTTGATATTGGTGGTAAGTCGTCAGCTTTTATCCCCCGCGATGAGGCTTCTTTGAGAGCAGTCACCGATTTATCGGAGGTGCTACCATTACAAGCGGAACTAGAGTTTTTGATTATCCGCGAGCAGGATGCAGAGGGTCAAGTAACTCTTTCTCGAAAACAGTTGGAAATTCAGCAAATTTGGGACCGACTGGCGCAAATGCAAGAAAATTCCCAAACGGTACCAGTGCGGGTAATGGGTGTGAATAAAGGTGGTATTACCGTTGAAATTCAATCTTTGCGGGGATTCATTCCGCGATCGCACCTGGTTGAGCGTGATAACTTAGAATCACTCAAAGGTCAAACTCTCACCGCTGGCTTTTTGGAAGTTAATCGCAACACTAATAAACTCATTCTTTCCCAGCGCTTGGCGACTCGTTCGAGTAACTTTAGCTTGTTAGAACTAGGTCAATTAGTGGAAGGTAAAATTACTGGGATCAAACCTTTTGGCGTCTTTGTCGATTTAAATGGTGTTAGCGCCTTGCTTCATATCAAGCAAGTCAGCCAAAAATTCATTGAATCTCTAGAAAAAGTTTTTCAAATCGGTCAACCGATTAAAGCTGTAATTATTGATTTGGATGAAGGTAAAGGTCGGGTGGCTATTTCTACAAGAGTTTTGGAAAATTTCCCTGGTGAAGTGGTGGAAAATTTCGATGAGGTATTCGCCTCAGCTGAAGCACGGGCTAATCGCGCCAGTAATAAACATGCTGAATAG
- a CDS encoding dienelactone hydrolase family protein, whose protein sequence is MTEQVIHTTTVEISQGNVELVAYLAQPQGPGSYPGVIVLQEIFGINVHIRQVTERIAQLGYVAIAPALFQRIAPGFETGYTPEDIETGRSYAMQTTASELLSDIQATIDYLKSLPQVKPDGFGSIGFCFGGHVAYLAATLPDIKATASFYGAGISTRTPGGGEPTVTRTRDIPGTLYGFFGTEDASIPLEQVDKIEAELEKYKISHRVFRYDGADHGFFCDHRGSYNPIAAADAWEQVKQLFGQLT, encoded by the coding sequence ATGACCGAGCAAGTAATACATACCACAACCGTGGAAATTTCGCAAGGTAATGTCGAACTTGTGGCATATTTGGCACAACCACAAGGGCCTGGTTCTTACCCAGGAGTGATTGTATTACAGGAGATTTTTGGTATCAACGTCCACATTCGCCAAGTAACAGAACGGATTGCTCAACTTGGTTATGTGGCGATCGCCCCCGCACTCTTCCAACGTATTGCCCCTGGCTTTGAAACTGGTTACACTCCAGAAGATATTGAAACTGGGAGAAGCTATGCGATGCAAACGACAGCTTCAGAGTTATTGAGCGATATTCAGGCGACAATTGACTATCTCAAAAGCCTCCCCCAAGTCAAACCAGATGGCTTTGGCTCCATTGGCTTCTGTTTTGGCGGTCATGTAGCATATCTAGCTGCTACCCTACCAGATATCAAAGCTACGGCTTCCTTCTATGGGGCGGGAATTAGCACCCGTACACCAGGAGGTGGCGAGCCTACTGTCACCCGTACCAGGGACATTCCCGGCACCCTCTACGGCTTTTTTGGCACCGAAGACGCCAGCATCCCTCTAGAGCAGGTAGACAAGATTGAAGCAGAGTTAGAAAAATACAAAATTTCCCATCGTGTGTTTCGCTACGATGGAGCTGACCACGGATTTTTCTGTGACCATCGTGGCAGTTATAATCCTATAGCTGCAGCCGATGCTTGGGAGCAGGTGAAACAACTGTTTGGTCAACTAACCTGA
- a CDS encoding GntR family transcriptional regulator has product MIQFRIQPDSEIPASTQLFNQIRFAIASRQYPPGYKLPSTRALAMQTGLHRNTISKVYRQLEDDGFVESLAGSGIYVRAQGHEGGSKLQSPILKQHPEADTVVQQALDELLSQGCTLSQARELFLAEIDWRMRCSTRVLVAAPSQDLGVGELMVYELEEALKIPLQLVPIDQLAAVLEKTTSATVVTSRYFISDVEAIAAPKAVRVIPLDIYDYSKEINLLKTLPKENCVGIVSLSSGIGRQAEVILHGLRGDQLLVMTSQPKDAYKLQAIVKRAEVILSDQASYAIVQAAVQAAAEDIIRPPKLIKVENYIGTKSINLLKRELGLG; this is encoded by the coding sequence ATGATTCAATTCCGCATTCAGCCAGACAGTGAAATTCCCGCATCAACCCAGCTGTTTAATCAAATCCGATTTGCGATCGCCTCTCGCCAATATCCACCTGGATATAAATTGCCAAGCACACGGGCGCTAGCAATGCAGACTGGCTTACACCGCAATACTATCAGCAAGGTTTATCGTCAACTAGAGGATGACGGATTTGTCGAAAGTTTAGCAGGTTCGGGAATTTATGTCCGTGCCCAAGGTCATGAGGGCGGTAGTAAACTACAATCGCCCATTCTCAAACAACATCCAGAAGCAGACACGGTTGTTCAGCAAGCACTTGATGAGCTACTGTCCCAAGGATGTACACTCTCCCAAGCACGAGAACTATTTTTAGCAGAAATCGATTGGCGTATGCGTTGTAGCACGCGAGTGCTTGTAGCCGCACCATCTCAAGATTTGGGTGTGGGCGAATTGATGGTATACGAATTGGAGGAAGCCCTAAAAATACCACTGCAGTTAGTCCCTATTGACCAATTAGCTGCTGTACTAGAGAAAACAACCTCTGCTACGGTGGTAACAAGTCGGTATTTTATCAGTGATGTGGAAGCGATCGCCGCGCCGAAAGCTGTCCGTGTAATCCCCCTAGATATCTACGACTACAGTAAGGAAATTAACCTGCTCAAAACCCTACCGAAGGAAAATTGTGTTGGTATAGTTAGCCTCAGTTCTGGGATTGGCCGCCAAGCTGAAGTGATTCTGCATGGTTTACGTGGCGATCAACTACTGGTGATGACTTCTCAGCCAAAAGATGCTTACAAACTTCAGGCGATCGTCAAGCGAGCTGAGGTAATTCTCAGCGATCAAGCCAGTTATGCCATAGTGCAAGCCGCTGTGCAAGCAGCTGCGGAAGACATTATTCGTCCACCCAAGTTGATTAAGGTCGAAAATTACATTGGCACCAAATCCATCAATTTGTTGAAACGAGAGTTGGGTTTGGGTTAA
- a CDS encoding Uma2 family endonuclease, with translation MTTATKKLTFAEYLKYNDGTDTQYELVDGELIPMSVGTGKHGGISKFLERTFDDESAKIGRKSTWLHNLQYSSYRLSPIHS, from the coding sequence ATGACCACAGCAACCAAAAAACTAACTTTTGCAGAATATCTCAAATATAACGATGGCACCGATACTCAATACGAATTGGTGGATGGAGAATTAATTCCCATGAGTGTCGGTACTGGTAAGCACGGCGGAATTTCCAAGTTTCTCGAACGAACCTTTGATGACGAAAGTGCGAAAATAGGGAGAAAATCGACTTGGTTGCACAACCTGCAATATAGCAGTTATCGGTTGAGTCCAATACACTCGTAG
- a CDS encoding helix-turn-helix domain-containing protein translates to MAATDEHFSQAANHWDLETLYTDLASAKGKRLTPVEKLHLRGLLCGYSPLEIAEKLSKNCKGVETDLCATVYKYVKGLVDKGNGKIENWRNISEWLEEAGYKSLSSAKVQGLELLPEKSIMNITNINIEQNQLVIAFNLRIPAKLSADLSIENLGEDILKDVRSS, encoded by the coding sequence ATGGCAGCCACTGATGAGCATTTCTCCCAAGCAGCTAACCACTGGGATTTGGAAACTCTCTACACTGACTTAGCCTCTGCTAAGGGAAAGCGCCTGACACCAGTGGAAAAGCTACACCTGCGGGGACTACTTTGTGGTTACAGTCCGCTGGAAATTGCCGAAAAGCTCAGTAAAAATTGTAAGGGTGTGGAAACTGACCTTTGTGCAACTGTGTATAAATACGTTAAGGGTTTGGTTGATAAGGGTAATGGGAAGATAGAAAATTGGCGAAATATTTCTGAATGGCTGGAGGAAGCTGGGTATAAAAGTCTCTCGTCTGCAAAAGTTCAGGGATTAGAGTTATTACCTGAGAAAAGTATTATGAATATTACAAATATCAATATTGAACAAAATCAATTAGTAATTGCTTTTAACCTGCGAATTCCTGCTAAATTATCTGCAGATTTGTCGATAGAAAATTTAGGCGAAGATATTTTAAAAGACGTGCGATCATCGTAG
- a CDS encoding UPF0175 family protein, whose translation MRTIPIQLPETVFSALRKNPEEFVQEMRIAAAVKWYEIGEISQAKAAEIAGLTRAEFINALSRYQVDFMQYTAQELAEELMNVD comes from the coding sequence ATGCGAACAATACCAATCCAATTACCAGAAACAGTATTTTCAGCACTTCGCAAAAATCCTGAAGAATTCGTGCAAGAAATGCGAATTGCAGCAGCAGTAAAATGGTATGAAATAGGTGAAATATCGCAAGCTAAAGCTGCAGAAATTGCTGGACTTACTCGGGCAGAATTTATCAATGCTTTATCACGCTACCAAGTAGATTTTATGCAATATACTGCCCAAGAGTTAGCCGAGGAACTGATGAATGTCGATTAG
- a CDS encoding DUF5615 family PIN-like protein — MKFLVDAQLPVRLARFLKASGYDTIHTIDLPQQNGTLDTEINAISIQQNRIVITKDSDFVNSFLIIQQPYKLLLITTGNIKNVELESLFSANLQSLFELFDQHSYIEMSRDTIIVHQ, encoded by the coding sequence ATGAAATTTCTTGTTGATGCTCAGTTACCAGTTCGCCTCGCTCGGTTCCTAAAAGCTTCAGGCTACGATACAATCCACACGATAGATTTACCTCAACAAAATGGTACTTTAGATACTGAAATTAATGCCATATCAATTCAACAAAATCGAATTGTAATTACAAAAGATTCCGATTTTGTCAACTCTTTTTTAATAATTCAGCAACCGTATAAACTGCTTTTAATCACCACAGGCAATATCAAGAATGTAGAACTTGAAAGTCTGTTTTCCGCTAATTTACAATCTTTATTTGAACTGTTTGACCAGCATTCCTACATTGAAATGAGTCGCGATACAATTATTGTACATCAGTAG
- a CDS encoding DUF433 domain-containing protein, which produces MDDTLLQRITHNPDICHGKPCIRGLRYPVEFILELLSSGMKNEEILADYEDLEYEDILAVLLFAARLSQVKSIYKIAS; this is translated from the coding sequence ATGGATGACACACTGTTACAGCGCATCACCCATAATCCTGATATCTGTCATGGTAAACCCTGTATTCGAGGACTTCGTTATCCAGTTGAGTTTATCCTCGAATTACTCAGTTCTGGTATGAAGAATGAGGAAATCTTGGCAGATTATGAGGACTTAGAGTATGAAGATATTCTGGCGGTTTTGTTATTTGCGGCTCGACTCAGCCAAGTCAAAAGCATTTATAAGATTGCTTCATGA
- a CDS encoding alpha/beta hydrolase produces the protein MPYIKVRGVEHYYEWVKKPSASSVKPVMVFIHGWAGSARYWTTTANALSDKFDCLLYDMRGFGRSRGKPTIAQVSESVVESRSPQEESAAIKELSYELEEYADDLAVLLDGLQIQRVYIQAHSMGASIATLFLNRYPQRVERAILTCSGIFEYDEKAFSAFHKFGGYVVKFRPKWLGKIPFADRIFMARFLHKSIPKAERQAFLQDFLEADYDAALGTIFTSVSKAQAEFMPHEFAKLTVPTLLVAGEYDKIIPAAMGRQAAALSEKVELVVIPDTGHFPMLEDAPTYLKRVGAFLGIGRVEKVVS, from the coding sequence ATGCCTTACATTAAAGTTCGTGGCGTTGAGCATTACTATGAGTGGGTGAAAAAACCATCTGCTTCTTCAGTCAAGCCAGTGATGGTGTTTATCCACGGTTGGGCTGGTTCAGCTAGGTACTGGACTACAACTGCTAATGCTTTGTCAGACAAATTCGATTGCTTGCTCTACGATATGCGGGGGTTTGGGCGCTCCCGTGGAAAACCGACCATCGCCCAAGTGAGTGAGTCTGTGGTCGAGTCTCGGTCTCCCCAAGAGGAATCAGCAGCAATTAAAGAGTTAAGTTATGAATTAGAGGAATACGCTGACGATTTAGCAGTATTATTAGATGGCTTGCAAATCCAGCGTGTGTATATCCAAGCCCATTCAATGGGCGCCTCCATCGCCACTTTGTTTCTCAACCGCTACCCGCAACGTGTGGAAAGAGCGATTTTGACCTGTAGCGGAATTTTTGAGTACGACGAAAAAGCCTTTAGCGCCTTTCATAAATTTGGTGGCTACGTAGTCAAATTTCGTCCCAAATGGTTAGGGAAAATACCATTTGCGGATAGAATATTTATGGCGAGGTTTTTACACAAATCCATCCCCAAGGCTGAACGTCAGGCGTTTTTGCAAGATTTTTTGGAAGCTGATTATGATGCAGCCCTAGGTACAATTTTTACTTCCGTTAGTAAGGCTCAGGCAGAATTTATGCCTCACGAGTTCGCCAAGCTGACAGTACCGACACTGTTGGTGGCTGGGGAGTATGACAAGATTATACCAGCTGCTATGGGGCGTCAAGCGGCAGCTTTGAGCGAGAAAGTCGAGTTGGTTGTGATTCCTGATACAGGGCATTTTCCCATGTTGGAAGACGCGCCGACTTACCTGAAGCGGGTGGGGGCGTTTTTGGGAATTGGGAGAGTAGAAAAGGTGGTTAGTTGA